The Methylocella silvestris BL2 DNA segment ATCTACGCGGGCTGAACCATCGGTTCGGGGCCCGGCGCTCCCGTTCCATCCCCGGCTTTTCCGCAGGCCGCGCGGCAGTTTCCGGACGCGGACCGCTCCTGCGCGCCTCGGCGGCGTTCGCCTCCTCGAGATAGTCGATGAAAGCGTCTTCCAGATTTGTGCGCTGGCGCGCCTTGACGAGTTCAGCCGGCGTTCCCGTCGCGAGAACCCGCCCCGCGTCCATGAGCGCGATGCGGTCGCAGCGGGCGGCCTCGTTCATGAAATGCGTCGAGATGAAAATGGTGACGCCTTCCCCGCGGGAGAGGTCGGCGAGAAGGTCCCAGAACCGGTCGCGCGCGAGCGGATCGACGCCCGAAGTCGGCTCGTCGAGAATGAGAATTTCGGGCTCATGCACGATGGCGACGGCGAGCGACAGGCGCTGGCGAATGCCGAGCGGCAAATCGGCGGTCCGCTGGTCGAGAAAATCCTCGAGCCCGAAGCGGGCGGTGAGATCGGCGATCCGGGCGCGGGCCTTCTCGCGCGCGATGTGGAACAGATGCGCGTGCAAATCGAGGTTCTGGCGGACTGTGAGCTCGGAGTAGAGCGAGAAAGATTGCGACATGTAGCCGACGCGAAAGCGGGCTTTCATGTCCGAAGCGTCGACCGCCTCGCCAAACAAAAAGGCCTCGCCAGCGCTCGCCGGCAAAAGCCCCGTCAGCATCTTCATCGTCGTCGATTTGCCGCAGCCGTTCGAGCCGAGGAAGCCGAATATCTCCCCGCGCTTGATCGAAAAGCTCACGCGGTCGACCGCGACAAACTCGCCGAAGCGGCGCGTCAGGTCGCGCGCCACGATCACCGGCTCGCCGTCGTCGCCCGGCGGACGCGGACCAATGGTGAAAGCCTTATGTCCGCGGCGGCGCTCCTCCGGCAAAAGCGCGATGAAGCTTTCCTCGAGAGAAGACGAGTTTGTCTTTGCTTTCAGATCGGACGGCGACCCGGCGGCGAGAATCCGGCCGGCGTCCATCGCCACCAGCCAGTGGAATTGATCGGCCTCCTCCATATAGGCGGTGGCGACGATCACGCTCATGCCGCGACGCTCTGCGCGCATGCGGGAAATAAGGCTCCAGAATTGCCGACGCGACAGCGGGTCGACGCCGGTCGTCGGCTCGTCGAGGATCAAAAGGTCCGGGTCGTGGATCAAAGCGCAGCAAAGGCCGAGCTTCTGGCGCATGCCGCCCGAGAGCTTGCTCGCCGGGCGATCGGGAAAGGGATCGAGCCCGGTCGCCGTCAGGAGCGCGGCGATTCGACGGTCCCGCTCATCCTTCGACTGGCCGAAAAGTCGTCCGAAAAATTCGATGTTCTCGCGCACGCTGAGGTCAGGATAAAGGTTTTTTCCGAGTCCCTGCGGCATATAGGCGATTTGCGGACAGACGTCGGCGCGATGGCGGGGATCGCCGAGATCGCCGCCGAGCACATGCACCTGTCCGGATTGAATGCGCCGCGCGCCGGCGATCAGGCTAAGCAGCGACGATTTGCCGACGCCGTCCGGACCGATCAAGCCGACCATGCGGCCGGCGGGAAGGGAGATCGTCACATCATCGAGCGCAACCCGGGCGCCGTAGCGGAGGGAAACCCCATAAAGCTCCCCGACCGCGTCCTGGGGCCTGATCATGAAGAGGGAGACCCTCGCAGCTGGGTCGGCCACTCCACCTTGGGATCGACGCGGACATAGGCTCTGCCGGGCAGTCCGGTCCGCACTTCGGCCGGGTGCGCCAGCAAGAGCGCAGGATCGACCCGCACCTTGACGCGAAACATCAGCTTCTCGCGCTCGCTCTCGGTCTCGACCGCCTTGGGGGTAAACTGAGCCTGCGTGGCGATGAAGGAGACATGGGCCGGCACAATGAAGTTCGGATAGGCGTCAAGCACGATTCGCGCCTCCGATCCGACCCGCGCGCGGCCGGCGTAAGCCGTCGGCAGATAGACGTCCATATAGACGTCTGAAATGT contains these protein-coding regions:
- the rbbA gene encoding ribosome-associated ATPase/putative transporter RbbA; protein product: MIRPQDAVGELYGVSLRYGARVALDDVTISLPAGRMVGLIGPDGVGKSSLLSLIAGARRIQSGQVHVLGGDLGDPRHRADVCPQIAYMPQGLGKNLYPDLSVRENIEFFGRLFGQSKDERDRRIAALLTATGLDPFPDRPASKLSGGMRQKLGLCCALIHDPDLLILDEPTTGVDPLSRRQFWSLISRMRAERRGMSVIVATAYMEEADQFHWLVAMDAGRILAAGSPSDLKAKTNSSSLEESFIALLPEERRRGHKAFTIGPRPPGDDGEPVIVARDLTRRFGEFVAVDRVSFSIKRGEIFGFLGSNGCGKSTTMKMLTGLLPASAGEAFLFGEAVDASDMKARFRVGYMSQSFSLYSELTVRQNLDLHAHLFHIAREKARARIADLTARFGLEDFLDQRTADLPLGIRQRLSLAVAIVHEPEILILDEPTSGVDPLARDRFWDLLADLSRGEGVTIFISTHFMNEAARCDRIALMDAGRVLATGTPAELVKARQRTNLEDAFIDYLEEANAAEARRSGPRPETAARPAEKPGMERERRAPNRWFSPRRLFAYTIREGLELLRDPIRLGFALLGTAFLMSVFGAGISTDVNNLTFAALDRDNSHDSRTYLEELRGSTYFIEKKPIVDQADLERRLQSGDIKAAIEIPPDFGRDIKKNLPTSVGAWVDGAMPFRAETIRGYLQSAHQQFLSDYAVREGQAADNTPDDVRQALRNKDVAMLGYAHSNPAVQARIETRFLYNQDFESIYAQVPGSIALLLVEIPAILMALAIVREKELGSITNLYVTPVTRIEFLLGKQIPYIVIAMVNFAILCLMGLLVFGVPIRGSFPVLLLGALLYVTATTGIGMLISTFCQTQIAALFGATILTMLPATQFSGMLTPVSSLVGAPAMLGRGFPMTYFLKISVGTFTKALGFQDLSMTLLQLAAFIPILTLLSLIFLRKQES